In Microbulbifer agarilyticus, the DNA window CTACCCTGAACAACCGTGTCAATTCTGGGCTTGATGCAGGTCATCAACAATTGCACCTAACGCCTCGCCCGGATTTTCAGCAGCGGTGATGGGTCGACCAATCACCAGATAATCAGCACCTCCCTTCACGGCATCGACTGGCGTCACGATTCTACGCTGATCATCTGCCGCCGAGCCCGCTGGACGGATTCCCGGTGTCACCAGGGCAAAGCCTTTACCACATTCCGCCTTGAGTGCGCTCGCCTCGCGCGCGGAACACACCACTCCATCCAAACCACTTTCTTTGGCAAGCTTCGCTAGGGCCACCACTTGCTCATCGAGCCCGCGCGTAACCCCTACCGGTGCCAATTCTTCCTCAGCAGTGCTCGTGAGTACGGTCACCCCAATCAGCAGCGGACGCATTTCTCCAAAAGGCTCCAGCACAGCTCGGGCTGCCTGCATCATACGCTCACCGCCGGAAGCGTGGACGTTTACCATCCAAACCCCGAGATTGGCCGCGGCGCGAACTGCGGCAGCAACTGTATTGGGAATATCATGAAATTTGAGATCCAGAAAAACCTCAAAACCACTGGCCACCAATTTACGCACCAAATCAGGACCAGCAATGGTAAACAGCTCTTTACCCACTTTGACCCGGCAAACCGCCGGATCGAGTCGCCCGGCCATCGCCAGGGCATCTTCCGCATTATCGTAATCCAATGCCACGATGACAGGAGAAGAAACAGAATCAGTCAAGGAACACCTCAGTGCTTGAATATGATGATGAACGAAGGGCAGCAACGGAAGTTACTCGCCCTCAATTCCTTTTACCGAACGGACGGTATCCCAGCGCTTGCAACTAGGGCATAACCAGTGCAATTGATTGCCAGAGAAACCGCAATTATTGCAACGATAGTGGGGTCTGCTGGCGATCAATTGATCGACTAAGCTTTTCAGCAGAAACAGGTTGTCTCGCGCACGCCCCTCGGCACTATCGATATGTAGATTGAGAAAGTGACCTAGCCCCCGCAATGAAGGCCGCATAGCCAGCTGCTTACCCATATAGGCAGCTGCCTCCGTCTCACTCTGCTGCTGATGAATAAGATCGGTCAGCGCGATAAGAACACTGTTTGACGGATGCTCTTTCTGCAGCGCCTCTAAGTAGTGCTCAAGTCCTCGCTCATCCCCTATCGCTTCGTAACAGGTGATCAGCAATTCAAGAATTTCTGGGATGTAATCCGGGTTCTGCTTGGGGACACGCTCC includes these proteins:
- the pyrF gene encoding orotidine-5'-phosphate decarboxylase; translation: MAGRLDPAVCRVKVGKELFTIAGPDLVRKLVASGFEVFLDLKFHDIPNTVAAAVRAAANLGVWMVNVHASGGERMMQAARAVLEPFGEMRPLLIGVTVLTSTAEEELAPVGVTRGLDEQVVALAKLAKESGLDGVVCSAREASALKAECGKGFALVTPGIRPAGSAADDQRRIVTPVDAVKGGADYLVIGRPITAAENPGEALGAIVDDLHQAQN